The proteins below are encoded in one region of Pirellulales bacterium:
- a CDS encoding alpha/beta hydrolase, with protein MASCGPPNSPLLQFHGDKDHVIPLWSAKRLFAAANEPKRFVTIPGGDHNDPPPPAFFNALDDFLAALQ; from the coding sequence GTGGCATCCTGCGGTCCGCCGAACAGCCCGTTACTGCAATTCCACGGCGATAAAGACCATGTGATCCCGCTCTGGAGCGCCAAGCGGCTCTTCGCCGCCGCCAACGAGCCGAAGCGATTCGTGACCATCCCCGGCGGCGACCACAACGACCCACCGCCGCCCGCGTTTTTTAACGCCCTGGATGATTTTCTGGCTGCGCTGCAATAA